TAAATGCGACTTTTGGTTTTACCTGTACTAGCTAATTTTAATCTTTTTAGGATTTTCTGAGATATATCATTTGAAGGGAGATGAAGAAATACTTTCAATTCATTATTGGTAACCGTGGATTTAATTAGAAGGAAGAAGTCATTTATAGCCTCCAAATGTGCATCTTTTGAGGAGAAATTGCAAGATGAACAAATCCATTTCCCTTTTCTGTACACCATAGGTATGGTTGAGCATTTTGTACACCGAACCCCTGTTACAGTATCCGTTGGAGCAATTTTGTATAGTTCCAGGATGTTTATCTTTTTAGGCTGATGGTTACGAATTAGTATTTCTGTCATGCTACTAATTTCTGAATGGCTTATTCTTTCTTGTTGGTAAGCCGTCTCACATGCCTCTATTTTCTCGAAAATTTCTCTTGCTTTACAAACCTTAGACAATTCCGTTTCAATTTCAGGGGATGCTATTAACCTAGTTTTGACATTGCTGAAAAAAACAAGGTAATCGATTGGTAAATCTTTAAACCCATTACTTTGAAAAAAACGTGTTAGAAGAGTTAAATTCCGTTTAGCTTGAATACGCGGATCTTCAAAAGCTTCATTATCTTCCAGCCGAATGAGCTGCTTAAATTTATTATCAAAAGTTAAAGTACCGGAAATATTTTTTGCTTCAATGATGAGTATATACTTTGTGGAAATTAGGAGGGTATCAATTTGGAAGTGTACTCCGTAGATTTTAAGCTGGAGGTCATAAAAGATGTAATATTGATTGGCGGGCAGTTCTTTTAAGTATTTATCTAATGTTATTTCACCCCAATATCCGGCCCATCTTTTTGATAGATCTTTATCGACTTCTGATCTCTTGATATTACCAATCAGCAGCCGTCTTTGTAATATCTCAGTTAACACAAGTCACTGTGGCATCGTTAATGCTTTCATAATCAAAGCTGTATCACTCCTTTATTATTTTTAATTAATTTCTACAAGAAGTGTCAGAGTTCCTGCTAAATGTCGAATGATTTTTTGAGAAAATATGATGGCGGTTTTTAATCCCGCGGGTTTGAATGATAATCCCGCGAACTTTTGAAGGAATACCGCACATTTCTGTGATAATTCCCCCAACTTTTAGCGTATTCCCGCCAGTTTCCCCGATAATCCCGAACAACGCCCTTTTCTAAGCAAATTACCTCTTTAACTACTAACTCATTCATATAAAAGTCAGGTGCAATGCCTGACTTGTAAATTTATCTTTAAAAAATTTGGTTCCGCACGTTTTGGGGATAATCCCGCGACCTTTTGAAGGATTCCCGCGCGTTTCTAAGATAATCCCGCCAACTTTCGGAGTATTCCGCCGGATTCCACATTAATCCCGCACAACGCCAATTTATAAGCAAATTACCTCTATAAAATACAAAAAAGCCAGACAATCTGCCTGACTTTTTCAAACAATTATTTTTTCATCCATCCAAGACCCATGGCACCTTCCCCCAGGTGAGTGCCAATGACAGGGCCGAAGTAGCTGAGCGAGAATTCTACATTTGGATATAAACTTTCAAGTTCAGACCGCCATTCCAACGCCTCTTCCTCGCGGTTGGCATGGATAATAACGGCTTGATAAGGATTACCTGAAGCGGCGTCTTCTCCTAACAAGTCGACAATCCGTTTCATAGCTTTTCTCCTCGTGCGTATTTTTTCAAAAGGAACAATGACTTTGTTTTCAAAGTGAAGCAGCGGTTTTACTTGCAACAGGCTGCCAATAATCGCTTGAGCGCTCGATAGTCGGCCGCCTCGCTGTAGATGAGAAAGATCATCCACCATAAAATAGGCACGTGCTGTTTTTTTCAATTCTTCAAGGCGTGACACAATATCCTCCGCCACCGCGCCGTCAAGAGCCATTTTGGCCGCCTCAATTGCATATAACCCTTGTGGCATGCAGCTAACCTCAGTATCAAATGGATACACCTTGATATTTTCCACCATCGTACTAGCTGTAACAGCTCCAGCAAAAGTGCCGCTGATTCCACTCGAGAGGTGGATGCTAATGACAGCCTCATAGTCTTTAGACAATGTTTCAAACAGCTCTACAAACTGGCCGATTGGAGGCTGGGAAGTGGTTGGGAGTTCTTTCTCCTTCACTTCTTGATAAAATTGTCCTGCCGTAATGTCTACTTCTTCCTGATAGGCCTCATTGCCAAAGATGACATTTAGCGGGATCATATGTATATTCCATTTATCGCGTATTTCTTTTGGTATGTATGCTGTACTATCCGTAACAACGGCCGTCTTCATATTGAAACCATCCTTAGAGTATGTTTTGTTCTATTCTATCTGAAAAACGATAAAAAAAATAGAGGGCACGCCGATTTCCAAGCGGCATGCCCTCATGTATATCTTAAATTAACGTACTTCAACCCAGCCGTTTTTAATAGCTGTAACAACCGCTTGCGTACGGTCATTAACATTCATTTTTTGTAAAATGTTACTCACGTGGTTTTTCACTGTTTTTTCACTGATAAATAAAGCTTCACCAATTCCGCGGTTACTCTTTCCATCAGCCAGCATTTGCAGTACTTCACATTCGCGGCGTGTTAACAAATGTAACGGACGACGCAGTTCTAGTGTTTGAACAAAAGCTCCGCCGCCTGAACGTCCAGCTGTCAGCTTGCGGTATTCATTTACTAGGTTATGAGTTACCTTTGGATGTAAGTAGCAGCCACCATCAGCCACAACACGGACGGCTTCAATCAATGCATCAGCGTCCATTTCCTTTAATAAATACCCTCTTGCACCTGTTTGAAGTGCATGAGTAACATAGTTTTCATCATCATGGATAGATAAGATGATAATTTTAGTGTCTGGAAATTTCTCTGACAATTCACGTGTAGCCTCAATTCCGTTCATCTGAGGCATATTTATATCCATAATCACAACATCCGGTTTATAAGCATTAACAATGGTTACCGCATCACTGCCGTCATCACCTTCGGCAACAACCTGGAATGCCTTTTCGAATTCTAGAATTCGTTTAACCCCTTCTCTAAATAGCTGATGGTCGTCGATAATTGCAATCTTAGTCATCATTTATTTCCCCTCCTGCTCCGCATAAAATCATTTTATTTTTGTTTTAAGCCGGTATTGGAACCACGATAAAAACGGAAGTTCCTTTTCCAATTTTAGATTCAAACGCAATATTTCCTTCAAGCAACTCTACCCGTTCTCTCATTCCGATGATCCCAAATGACTCGGGCTTTTTTTGGGTGGTATCGAAACCTGCCCCATTATCCTTAATTAGAACGGTTAGCTCATTCTTTGTCATTTCAAGCCTTACATGTATTCCACAGGCATTTGCATGCTTTAATGCATTTTGCACAGATTCTTGAATCAAACGAAATAGTGCCACTTCATATTTCACTGGAAGCCTGCGTTCTAATCCAATGTTAGTAAATTCAATTTTCGACTTGTTATGATATTCTTCGATGGTTTGTAAATATTTTCTGAGGGTCGGAACTAGGCCTAAATCATCAAGCGCCATCGGACGAAGGTCATAGATGATTCTTCGGACCTCATAGAGTGCGGCGCGGACCATTTTTTTGAAGCTGCCAATCTCCTTAAAGGCTTCCTCAGGTCCTTGCTCGCGATAAACACGATCCACTAAATCCGATCTCATTATCACATTGGCAAGCATTTGTGCTGGACCGTCATGAATATCTCTTGAAAGCCTTTTTCTCTCTTCCTCTTGTGCCTCGATAATTTTCAAACCAAAGTCCTGTTTTGCTTTTGCATTCTGTAATTCTTCACCCATAAGCTTTAAGTCGCTCATCAGATAATTCATAACTACAGAAATCTGCGAAATAAGCTGGTCAGCACGGTCTATCGTTTCATCGAGCCCCAATAGCCTGCGCTCGAGGTCTGCCCGCTTATCCAATAGCTGTTTTTTGTATTGCCAATTAATGGACAGGTCCATTTGCAGCTGATGCGCTTTTTCGTAAGCTTCCCTGACCTCAACTTCAGTATAGTCTTTAAAATTCATGCTAAGTTCTGATAGTTTTAACCTCGCCTTTAGAACCTGTTCTTCAAGGCGTTCCTCTTCTGCTATCAGCTTCACCATCATCTCTCTAATGGTTCTTAGTTCATTTGTCATATTATCGTAATCTTTTCGGCATTGCTCACTTATTTGAAAGATATCGCTTTTACTGCTTGTGACAGTTTCAATCATCTCTTCACGGATTTCATCAATTGATTTCACATTAATCTTCTGAATTTTGGCCATGCTCTCCTCCAGAGACCTTTTTTCTAGTTTAACGCGTATTGGAATATTTTACTATATCAATGCATTAAAACAGAAATTTTCCCAACTTTCTAGTTCATTAGTAGTATAATGTTTGATAGCTAAACTACTATTTTAAAAAAATAGATTATACACCATTGAAACATTACTTATTATACCACGGGAAAATCACTTCTATATTAAAGTTATATTACACCAATGTTTTTTTTATATTATCTAAAAAGAGTATGGAGGGAGTACTATGCTATCTGTTTATTACACCGTTAAAAAGGAAGCTAGCGAACATGAAATAAATATTCAAAAGTCCCGATTTATTGCACATATTAAAAGAGCAGAAACGGAAGCTGAGGCTCAGGAATTTATTCAAACACTTAAGAAAAAATATTGGGATGCCTCCCATAATTGTTCTGCTTATATCATTGGTGAACATGATCAAATACAAAAAGCCAATGATGACGGTGAACCCAGCGGAACTGCAGGTGTACCCATTCTTGAGGTGCTGAAAAAAAAGAAACTGAAAGATACCGTGGTCGTAATTACCCGATACTTTGGCGGCATTAAATTAGGGGCAGGCGGGCTGATTCGAGCTTACGGTAAGGCGACTTCGGAAGGCTTAAATACCGGCGGCATTGTCGAAAGAAGGCTTGTTCAAATTGTTCATGTGACGATTGAATATACCTGGCTTGGGAAAATAGAAAAGGAACTGCGGGCTTCTGAATATGAGATTAAACAAATTAATTATCTAGATAAAGTCGAAATTGAAACATATGTTAAAATGGAGCAAAAAGAACTATTTAAAAACTGGATTATTGAGCAAACTAATGGTCAAGTAGAAGTATGTGAAGGAAATTGCCTATTTATGGAACAAATTGTCGAAAAAACCGATTGAATATTACCCAAAAATAAAATATACTATACTAGTTAAAATGTAAAATTATTATTTCTTCAACATAGATGAAAAGAGGCAAATATATGAATTCTACCAGAGTGGCGAAGAGGAAAAGGAAGAAAACCACGCCCCTTAAACGGTTTTTTAAAGTACTATTGACTTTATTACTTATCACTTCTATAGCTGGACTCGGTTATGCTGCTTATATCGCCTATACGATAAAGAATGTAGCCCAAGGCAGCTATGAAGAATTGGATAGAGGGGAAAAGTCAGAACTTCGTGAAGAGAAGGTAACACTTAAATCTGATCCTGTGACAATTCTCTTGATGGGTGTAGATGATTATGTGAAAAATGATAAAGGCAGAACGGATACTCTTTTACTTATTACCCTTAATCCAATAACAAAAGAGGTTGCCATTTTAAGTATTCCTAGAGATA
This Neobacillus sp. YX16 DNA region includes the following protein-coding sequences:
- a CDS encoding sensor histidine kinase, translating into MAKIQKINVKSIDEIREEMIETVTSSKSDIFQISEQCRKDYDNMTNELRTIREMMVKLIAEEERLEEQVLKARLKLSELSMNFKDYTEVEVREAYEKAHQLQMDLSINWQYKKQLLDKRADLERRLLGLDETIDRADQLISQISVVMNYLMSDLKLMGEELQNAKAKQDFGLKIIEAQEEERKRLSRDIHDGPAQMLANVIMRSDLVDRVYREQGPEEAFKEIGSFKKMVRAALYEVRRIIYDLRPMALDDLGLVPTLRKYLQTIEEYHNKSKIEFTNIGLERRLPVKYEVALFRLIQESVQNALKHANACGIHVRLEMTKNELTVLIKDNGAGFDTTQKKPESFGIIGMRERVELLEGNIAFESKIGKGTSVFIVVPIPA
- a CDS encoding YigZ family protein, yielding MLSVYYTVKKEASEHEINIQKSRFIAHIKRAETEAEAQEFIQTLKKKYWDASHNCSAYIIGEHDQIQKANDDGEPSGTAGVPILEVLKKKKLKDTVVVITRYFGGIKLGAGGLIRAYGKATSEGLNTGGIVERRLVQIVHVTIEYTWLGKIEKELRASEYEIKQINYLDKVEIETYVKMEQKELFKNWIIEQTNGQVEVCEGNCLFMEQIVEKTD
- a CDS encoding response regulator transcription factor, whose translation is MTKIAIIDDHQLFREGVKRILEFEKAFQVVAEGDDGSDAVTIVNAYKPDVVIMDINMPQMNGIEATRELSEKFPDTKIIILSIHDDENYVTHALQTGARGYLLKEMDADALIEAVRVVADGGCYLHPKVTHNLVNEYRKLTAGRSGGGAFVQTLELRRPLHLLTRRECEVLQMLADGKSNRGIGEALFISEKTVKNHVSNILQKMNVNDRTQAVVTAIKNGWVEVR
- a CDS encoding nuclease-related domain-containing protein, coding for MLTEILQRRLLIGNIKRSEVDKDLSKRWAGYWGEITLDKYLKELPANQYYIFYDLQLKIYGVHFQIDTLLISTKYILIIEAKNISGTLTFDNKFKQLIRLEDNEAFEDPRIQAKRNLTLLTRFFQSNGFKDLPIDYLVFFSNVKTRLIASPEIETELSKVCKAREIFEKIEACETAYQQERISHSEISSMTEILIRNHQPKKINILELYKIAPTDTVTGVRCTKCSTIPMVYRKGKWICSSCNFSSKDAHLEAINDFFLLIKSTVTNNELKVFLHLPSNDISQKILKRLKLASTGKTKSRIYHQHIERSVSPCGTA
- a CDS encoding DegV family protein is translated as MKTAVVTDSTAYIPKEIRDKWNIHMIPLNVIFGNEAYQEEVDITAGQFYQEVKEKELPTTSQPPIGQFVELFETLSKDYEAVISIHLSSGISGTFAGAVTASTMVENIKVYPFDTEVSCMPQGLYAIEAAKMALDGAVAEDIVSRLEELKKTARAYFMVDDLSHLQRGGRLSSAQAIIGSLLQVKPLLHFENKVIVPFEKIRTRRKAMKRIVDLLGEDAASGNPYQAVIIHANREEEALEWRSELESLYPNVEFSLSYFGPVIGTHLGEGAMGLGWMKK